The genomic DNA TTGATATAAATGGCGCGCCGATAAACCCTACAGCAAGGGATTATCCAAATGAATTCATTCAGACTGGAATTTCCGCTATAGACGGGATCAATACCCTTGTGCGCGGTCAAAAACTTCCGATTTTCTCTGGCTCAGGATTACCACATAATAGACTTGCTGCCCAGATCGTCAGACAGGCAACCGTGCTTCAAGAAGGAGAAGAGTTTGCAATCGTTTTTGGTGCAATGGGAATCACATTTGAAGAAGCAAACTTTTTCATCAGTAATTTCACATCAACCGGCGCTCTGGAAAAAGTTGTTATGTTTTTAAATCTCACTGACGATCCGGCAATTGAACGTGTATCAACACCAAGGGTTGTTCTTACAGTTGCGGAATATCTTGCATTTACAAAAGGTTATCATATCCTCGTTATACTCTCTGATATGACGAACTATGCTGAGGCACTGCGTGAAATATCAGCAGCGAGAAAAGAAATTCCTGGTCGCAGGGGTTATCCTGGTTATCTTTATACAGATTTAGCAACGATCTATGAGCGTTCAGGCAGAATAAAAGGAAAAACGGGCTCAATAACATTAATTCCAATTCTAACAATGCCCGAGGATGACAAAACCCACCCAATTCCTGATTTGACCGGATACATTACTGAAGGTCAGATAATTCTTTCCAGGGCATTATATAGAAAGAAGATTTTACCGCCGGTGGATGTAATGCAATCATTATCAAGGTTAAAAGACAAGGGAATTGGTAAGGGAAAAACACGTGAAGACCATTCAGATTTATTCAATCAATTGATTGCCTGCTATTCAAGGGGTAAAGAAGCTCAAGAACTGGCAATTATTCTTGGTGAGGCAGCACTTTCTGATATGGATAAAATCTATTTAAAATTTGCCACTATCTTTGAACAACGATATATCAATCAGGGAGAATAC from candidate division WOR-3 bacterium includes the following:
- a CDS encoding V-type ATP synthase subunit B: MIKEYTSIANVSGPLLLVEGTQGVKYEELVEIYTQTGEKKRGRVLEVDGDKALVQIFEGSSGIDVANCRVRFLAKTLQIGVSSKMLGRVFDGLGRPIDDGPEIVPEALLDINGAPINPTARDYPNEFIQTGISAIDGINTLVRGQKLPIFSGSGLPHNRLAAQIVRQATVLQEGEEFAIVFGAMGITFEEANFFISNFTSTGALEKVVMFLNLTDDPAIERVSTPRVVLTVAEYLAFTKGYHILVILSDMTNYAEALREISAARKEIPGRRGYPGYLYTDLATIYERSGRIKGKTGSITLIPILTMPEDDKTHPIPDLTGYITEGQIILSRALYRKKILPPVDVMQSLSRLKDKGIGKGKTREDHSDLFNQLIACYSRGKEAQELAIILGEAALSDMDKIYLKFATIFEQRYINQGEYENRTIEQTLNLGWELLKLVPRTEMKRVREEYLKKYYDNSEK